One window from the genome of Sphaerotilus microaerophilus encodes:
- the lpdA gene encoding dihydrolipoyl dehydrogenase — protein sequence MSKQFDVVVIGGGPGGYIGAIRAAQLGFNVACVDEWKNDKGGPAPGGTCTNVGCIPSKALLQSSEHYEHAAKHFGEHGISLDNLQMDVAKMVARKNGVVKQNNDGILYLFKKNKVSFFHGRGSFAKAVEGGYEINVTGAANETLTAKQVIIATGSNARALPGVAFDEEKVLSNDGALRIGAVPTKLGVIGSGVIGLEMGSVWRRLGAEVTVLEAMPAFLMAADEGVAKEALKVFTKQGLKFEFGVKIAGVDASGDGVVVSYTDAKGGEQKLAVDKLIVSIGRTANTIGLNPEAVGLKLDERGAIVVDDECRTNLPGVWAVGDVVRGPMLAHKAEEEGVAVAERIAGQHGHVDLALVPYVIYTSPEIAWVGRTEQQLKADGVAYKAGQFPFLANGRARALGDTTGFVKFLADAKTDEILGVHIIGPSASELVAEACVAMAFKASAEDIARICHAHPSLSESTKEAALAVDKRTLNF from the coding sequence ATGTCCAAGCAATTCGACGTCGTCGTCATCGGCGGCGGCCCCGGCGGCTACATCGGCGCGATCCGTGCCGCGCAACTCGGCTTCAACGTCGCCTGCGTCGACGAGTGGAAGAACGACAAGGGCGGCCCCGCGCCCGGCGGCACCTGCACCAACGTCGGCTGCATCCCCTCCAAGGCGCTGCTGCAATCCTCCGAGCACTACGAGCACGCCGCCAAGCACTTCGGCGAGCACGGCATCTCGCTGGACAACCTGCAGATGGACGTGGCGAAGATGGTCGCCCGCAAGAACGGCGTCGTGAAGCAGAACAACGACGGCATCCTCTACCTGTTCAAGAAGAACAAGGTCAGCTTCTTCCACGGCCGCGGCAGCTTCGCCAAGGCCGTCGAAGGTGGCTACGAGATCAACGTCACTGGCGCTGCCAACGAGACGCTGACGGCCAAGCAGGTCATCATCGCCACCGGCTCCAATGCCCGCGCGCTGCCGGGCGTGGCCTTCGACGAAGAGAAGGTGCTGTCCAACGACGGCGCCCTGCGCATCGGCGCCGTGCCCACCAAGCTGGGTGTGATCGGCTCCGGCGTGATCGGCCTGGAGATGGGCTCGGTCTGGCGCCGCCTGGGTGCGGAAGTCACCGTGCTGGAAGCCATGCCCGCCTTCCTGATGGCCGCCGACGAAGGCGTGGCCAAGGAGGCGCTCAAGGTCTTCACCAAGCAGGGCCTGAAGTTCGAGTTCGGCGTCAAGATCGCTGGCGTGGACGCGTCGGGTGACGGCGTGGTCGTCAGCTACACCGACGCCAAGGGCGGCGAGCAGAAGCTGGCGGTGGACAAGCTGATCGTCTCGATCGGCCGCACCGCCAACACCATCGGCCTGAACCCCGAGGCCGTCGGCCTGAAGCTCGACGAGCGCGGCGCCATCGTCGTCGACGACGAGTGCCGCACCAACCTGCCCGGCGTCTGGGCGGTGGGTGACGTGGTGCGCGGCCCGATGCTGGCGCACAAGGCCGAGGAAGAAGGCGTGGCGGTGGCCGAGCGCATCGCTGGCCAGCATGGTCACGTGGACCTGGCGCTGGTGCCCTACGTGATCTACACCTCGCCCGAGATCGCCTGGGTGGGCCGCACCGAGCAGCAGCTCAAGGCCGACGGCGTGGCCTACAAGGCCGGCCAGTTCCCCTTCCTGGCCAACGGCCGCGCGCGGGCACTGGGCGACACCACCGGCTTCGTCAAGTTCCTGGCCGATGCCAAGACCGACGAGATCCTGGGCGTGCACATCATCGGCCCGTCCGCCAGCGAGCTGGTGGCCGAAGCCTGCGTCGCCATGGCCTTCAAGGCCAGCGCCGAGGACATCGCCCGCATCTGCCACGCGCACCCCTCCCTGAGCGAAAGCACCAAGGAAGCCGCGTTGGCCGTGGACAAGCGCACGTTGAATTTCTGA
- the fnr gene encoding fumarate/nitrate reduction transcriptional regulator Fnr — MTQETAPPSRLEALKVACSACNLRELCLPVGLTDDEMLSLDDMVSTRRSVKRGESIFHAGDPFAALYAVRTGFFKTVVSASDGREQVTGFQMAGELIGLDGISTDRHSCDAVALEDSQVCMIPYGQLESLSREFTLLQHQFHKIMSREIVRDHGVMLLLGSMRAEERLAAFLLNLTQRLQARGFSASALVLRMTREEIGSYLGLKLETVSRTFSKFQEEGILEVKQRDIRIIEQSALQRVVNGTSA; from the coding sequence ATGACGCAAGAAACCGCACCGCCGTCACGGCTCGAAGCCCTGAAGGTTGCCTGTTCCGCCTGCAACCTCCGCGAACTGTGTCTGCCTGTGGGGCTGACAGACGACGAGATGTTGTCGCTCGATGACATGGTCAGCACGCGGCGCAGCGTGAAGCGGGGCGAAAGTATCTTCCATGCCGGCGACCCCTTTGCCGCGCTCTATGCGGTGCGCACCGGCTTCTTCAAGACCGTGGTGTCGGCCTCCGACGGCCGCGAGCAGGTCACTGGCTTCCAGATGGCGGGTGAGTTGATCGGCCTGGATGGCATCAGCACCGACCGGCATTCCTGTGACGCCGTGGCGCTGGAGGACTCGCAGGTCTGCATGATCCCCTACGGCCAGCTGGAGTCGCTCTCGCGCGAGTTCACGCTGCTGCAGCACCAGTTCCACAAGATCATGAGCCGCGAGATCGTGCGCGACCACGGCGTGATGCTGCTGCTGGGCAGCATGCGCGCGGAGGAGCGCCTGGCGGCCTTCCTGCTGAACCTGACGCAGCGCCTGCAGGCGCGCGGCTTCTCCGCCTCGGCGCTGGTGCTGCGCATGACCCGCGAGGAGATCGGCAGCTACCTCGGCCTGAAGCTGGAGACGGTCAGCCGAACCTTCTCGAAATTCCAGGAGGAAGGCATCCTGGAGGTGAAGCAGCGCGACATCCGCATCATCGAGCAGTCTGCGCTGCAGCGCGTGGTGAACGGCACCAGCGCTTGA
- the zapE gene encoding cell division protein ZapE, with amino-acid sequence MPSVTELYHQILAEKGFTADPAQLRAVAMLQRCQDEWAAYKARRSNALTKALVRPPIPRGVYMFGGVGRGKSFLMDCFFQAVPLQRKTRLHFHEFMREVHRELQELKGMANPLDELGKRIARRYRLICFDEFHVADVTDAMILHRLLDALFANRVSIVTTSNFHPDGLYPNGLHRDRILPAIELLKAKLEVANVDNGTDYRRRTLEQVELYHCPLGAQADAAMQRAFEELAAVQDEEPLMRIEHREIRARRKAGSTVWFDFKELCGGPRSQNDYLEIATQFETVLLSSVPQMPPKLASEARRFTWLVDVFYDRRVKLIVSAAVPAEELYTEGPLAHEFPRTVSRLNEMRSAEYLALERREVDTSLT; translated from the coding sequence ATGCCATCCGTCACCGAGCTCTATCACCAGATCCTGGCCGAAAAAGGCTTCACCGCCGACCCGGCCCAGCTGCGCGCGGTGGCCATGCTGCAGCGCTGCCAGGACGAATGGGCCGCCTACAAGGCGCGCCGCAGCAACGCGCTGACCAAGGCGCTGGTGCGCCCGCCGATCCCGCGTGGCGTGTACATGTTCGGCGGGGTGGGGCGCGGCAAGAGCTTCCTGATGGACTGCTTCTTCCAGGCCGTGCCGCTGCAGCGCAAGACCCGCCTGCACTTCCACGAGTTCATGCGCGAGGTGCACCGTGAGCTGCAGGAGCTCAAGGGCATGGCCAACCCACTGGATGAGCTCGGCAAGCGCATCGCCCGCCGCTACCGGCTGATCTGCTTCGACGAATTCCACGTGGCCGACGTGACCGACGCGATGATCCTGCACCGGTTGCTGGATGCGCTGTTTGCCAACCGCGTCTCCATCGTCACCACCTCCAACTTCCACCCCGACGGTCTCTACCCCAACGGCCTGCACCGCGACCGGATCCTGCCGGCCATCGAGCTGCTCAAGGCCAAGCTGGAAGTCGCCAACGTCGACAACGGAACCGACTACCGCCGCCGCACGCTGGAGCAGGTCGAGCTCTACCACTGTCCGCTCGGCGCGCAGGCCGACGCCGCGATGCAGCGCGCCTTCGAGGAGCTGGCTGCGGTGCAGGACGAAGAGCCGCTGATGCGCATCGAGCACCGCGAGATCCGGGCGCGCCGCAAGGCCGGCAGCACGGTCTGGTTCGATTTCAAGGAGCTTTGCGGCGGCCCCCGCTCGCAGAACGACTACCTGGAAATCGCCACCCAGTTCGAGACCGTGCTGCTCTCCAGCGTTCCACAGATGCCGCCCAAGCTCGCTTCCGAGGCGCGCCGCTTCACTTGGCTGGTGGACGTGTTCTACGACCGCCGCGTCAAGCTCATTGTCTCCGCGGCCGTCCCGGCCGAGGAGCTCTACACTGAAGGCCCGCTGGCCCACGAATTCCCCCGCACCGTCTCGCGTCTGAACGAGATGCGCAGCGCCGAGTACCTGGCGCTGGAGCGGCGGGAGGTGGATACCTCGCTGACCTGA
- the hemN gene encoding oxygen-independent coproporphyrinogen III oxidase: protein MPVLSEDLLRRMDVPGPRYTSYPTADRFVEAFGPDQYVQALTQRATGGVAGAGGPLSLYLHIPFCESVCYYCACNKIVTRDHGRAEAYLAALTHELDLVTNVIGREQPVSQLHFGGGTPTFLSDAELSGLMATLRSRVQLLPKGEYSIEIDPRTVTHDRLAHLAELGFNRLSFGVQDFDADVQKAVHRIQPAEQVHALMASARSLGFDSINVDLIYGLPKQTPESFQRTVSEVARLRPDRIALYGYAHLPARFKPQRRIPIEILPTGGDRIGMLSQAIAGFIAHGYQYIGMDHFALPEDPLAQAKRQGRLHRNFQGYSTQPDCDLVALGVSAISRVGPTYSQNAKTLDDYYDALRRGGLPVVRGLALSRDDLVRRAVIMSIMCHGRLSYESVALAHLIDVRSYFAAEIESLQEHADAGLLKLDQDGFELTSLGWYFVRYIAMVFDKYVRVDRARERFSRVI from the coding sequence ATGCCCGTACTCAGCGAAGACCTGCTGCGCCGCATGGACGTGCCCGGGCCGCGCTACACCTCCTACCCCACGGCGGACCGCTTCGTCGAGGCCTTCGGGCCCGACCAGTACGTGCAGGCGCTGACGCAGCGCGCCACCGGCGGCGTGGCTGGCGCGGGCGGCCCGCTGTCGCTCTACCTCCACATCCCCTTTTGCGAGTCGGTCTGCTACTACTGCGCCTGCAACAAGATCGTCACCCGTGACCACGGCCGCGCCGAGGCCTACCTGGCGGCGCTGACGCACGAGCTTGATCTGGTCACCAACGTGATCGGCCGCGAGCAGCCGGTGTCGCAATTGCACTTCGGCGGCGGCACGCCGACCTTCCTCAGCGACGCGGAGCTCTCCGGCCTGATGGCCACCCTGCGCAGCCGGGTGCAGTTGCTGCCCAAGGGCGAGTACTCGATCGAGATCGACCCGCGCACCGTCACGCACGACCGGCTGGCCCACCTCGCCGAACTGGGGTTCAACCGGTTGTCCTTCGGCGTACAGGACTTCGATGCTGACGTTCAGAAGGCCGTGCACCGCATCCAGCCGGCCGAGCAGGTGCATGCGCTGATGGCCTCGGCACGCTCACTGGGCTTCGACTCGATCAACGTCGACCTCATCTACGGCCTGCCAAAACAGACCCCCGAGAGCTTCCAGCGCACGGTGAGCGAAGTGGCTCGGCTGCGCCCGGACCGCATCGCCTTGTACGGCTACGCCCACCTGCCAGCACGCTTCAAGCCGCAGCGGCGCATCCCGATCGAGATCCTGCCCACCGGCGGCGACCGCATCGGCATGCTGTCGCAGGCCATCGCCGGCTTCATCGCCCACGGCTACCAGTACATCGGGATGGACCACTTCGCACTGCCGGAGGATCCGCTCGCGCAGGCCAAGCGCCAGGGCCGCCTGCACCGCAACTTCCAGGGCTACAGCACGCAGCCGGACTGCGATCTGGTGGCGCTGGGCGTGTCGGCGATCAGCCGGGTCGGCCCGACCTACAGCCAGAACGCCAAGACCCTGGACGACTACTACGACGCGCTGCGCCGTGGCGGCCTGCCGGTGGTGCGCGGCCTCGCGCTCAGCCGCGATGACCTGGTGCGCCGCGCGGTGATCATGTCCATCATGTGCCACGGCCGCCTGAGCTACGAGTCGGTGGCGCTGGCGCACCTGATCGACGTGCGCAGCTACTTCGCCGCCGAGATCGAGTCGCTGCAGGAGCACGCCGACGCCGGCCTGCTGAAGCTCGACCAGGACGGCTTCGAGCTGACCTCGCTGGGCTGGTACTTCGTGCGCTAC
- the odhB gene encoding 2-oxoglutarate dehydrogenase complex dihydrolipoyllysine-residue succinyltransferase, with product MAIVEVKVPQLSESVAEATLLQWKKKPGEAVAMDEILIEIETDKVVLEVPAPAAGVMAEHVVADGGTVVSDQVIARIDTEGKAGAAAVPAAAPAAAAPAAAAAAPAATGGSKGDVAMPAAAKILAEKGLQASDVAGSGKDGRVTKGDALAAGAKPAAAVAAPVAAPVNAAVAKPLPAVAAPVVQKLSDRPEQRVPMSRLRARIAERLVQSQSTNAILTTFNEVNMAPVMDMRKRFQDKFEKEHGVKIGFMSFFVKAAVHALKKFPILNASVDGNDIVYHGYFDIGIAVGSPRGLVVPILRNADQMSFADIEKKIAEFGQKAKDGKLGLEDLTGGTFSISNGGTFGSMLSTPIINPPQSAILGVHATKDRAMVENGQVVVRPINYLAMSYDHRIIDGREAVLGLVAMKEALEDPARLLFNI from the coding sequence ATGGCTATCGTAGAAGTCAAGGTCCCCCAGCTGTCCGAATCGGTCGCCGAAGCGACCCTGCTGCAGTGGAAGAAGAAGCCCGGCGAAGCCGTGGCGATGGACGAGATCCTGATCGAGATCGAGACCGACAAGGTTGTCCTCGAAGTGCCCGCGCCGGCTGCCGGCGTGATGGCCGAGCACGTCGTCGCTGACGGCGGCACCGTGGTCAGCGACCAGGTGATCGCCCGCATCGACACCGAAGGCAAGGCTGGCGCTGCCGCCGTGCCCGCCGCCGCCCCGGCTGCTGCCGCTCCCGCGGCGGCCGCTGCCGCACCGGCGGCCACCGGTGGCTCCAAGGGCGACGTGGCCATGCCCGCCGCTGCCAAGATCCTGGCCGAGAAGGGTCTGCAGGCCTCCGACGTGGCCGGCTCCGGCAAGGATGGCCGCGTCACCAAGGGCGACGCCCTGGCCGCAGGTGCCAAGCCTGCCGCTGCCGTGGCCGCGCCGGTCGCCGCACCGGTGAACGCAGCGGTTGCCAAGCCTCTGCCCGCCGTGGCGGCTCCGGTCGTGCAGAAGCTGAGCGACCGCCCCGAGCAGCGCGTGCCGATGTCGCGCCTGCGTGCCCGCATCGCCGAGCGCCTGGTGCAGTCGCAGTCCACCAACGCCATCCTGACCACCTTCAACGAGGTGAACATGGCCCCGGTGATGGACATGCGCAAGCGCTTCCAGGACAAGTTCGAGAAGGAGCACGGCGTCAAGATCGGCTTCATGAGCTTCTTCGTCAAGGCGGCTGTGCATGCCCTGAAGAAGTTCCCGATCCTGAATGCCTCGGTGGACGGCAACGACATCGTCTACCACGGCTACTTCGACATCGGCATCGCGGTGGGCTCGCCGCGTGGCCTGGTGGTGCCCATCCTGCGCAACGCCGACCAGATGTCCTTTGCCGACATCGAGAAGAAGATCGCCGAGTTCGGCCAGAAGGCCAAGGACGGCAAGCTGGGCCTGGAAGACCTCACCGGCGGTACTTTCTCCATCTCCAACGGCGGCACCTTCGGCTCGATGCTCTCGACCCCGATCATCAACCCGCCGCAGTCCGCGATCCTGGGCGTGCACGCCACCAAGGACCGCGCGATGGTCGAGAACGGCCAGGTCGTGGTGCGCCCGATCAACTACCTCGCGATGTCCTACGACCACCGCATCATCGACGGCCGCGAAGCCGTGCTGGGCCTGGTGGCGATGAAGGAAGCGCTGGAAGATCCCGCGCGTTTGCTGTTCAACATCTGA
- a CDS encoding IclR family transcriptional regulator: MTKKEGSTPTIQVLERMFTLLDVLAAHQDPVSLKQISEHTGLHPSTAHRILNDLAVGRFVDRPEAGSYRLGMRLLELGNLVKARLDVRDAALGPMRELHKLTHQPVNLSVRQGDEIVYIERTYSERSGMQVVRAVGGRAPLHLTSVGKLFLAHDDPQRVRAYATRTGLAGHTRNSITDPALLDRELARVRQTDIARDNEELELGVRCMAAAIYDDQSRLIAGLSISAPADRLEEGWMDRLRETARQISASLGYRAE; this comes from the coding sequence ATGACGAAAAAGGAAGGCAGCACCCCGACCATCCAGGTCCTGGAGCGCATGTTCACCCTGCTGGATGTGCTGGCGGCACACCAGGACCCGGTGTCCCTGAAGCAGATCAGCGAGCATACCGGCCTGCACCCCTCGACTGCGCACCGGATCCTGAATGACTTGGCGGTGGGCCGCTTCGTGGATCGCCCCGAGGCGGGCAGCTACCGGCTGGGCATGCGCCTGCTGGAGCTGGGCAACCTGGTGAAGGCGCGGCTGGATGTGCGTGACGCCGCGCTCGGGCCGATGCGCGAGCTGCACAAGCTCACCCACCAGCCGGTGAACCTGTCGGTACGGCAGGGCGACGAGATCGTCTACATCGAGCGCACCTACTCCGAGCGCTCAGGCATGCAGGTCGTGCGCGCCGTGGGTGGCCGCGCACCACTGCACCTGACGTCGGTGGGCAAGCTCTTCCTGGCGCACGACGACCCGCAGCGCGTGCGCGCCTACGCCACCCGCACCGGCCTGGCCGGGCACACCCGCAACAGCATCACCGACCCGGCCTTGCTGGATCGCGAACTGGCCCGGGTGCGCCAGACCGACATCGCACGCGACAACGAGGAATTGGAACTCGGCGTGCGCTGCATGGCCGCCGCCATCTACGACGACCAGTCGCGCCTCATCGCCGGCCTGTCCATCTCCGCTCCCGCGGATCGCCTCGAAGAAGGCTGGATGGACCGCCTGCGCGAAACCGCCCGGCAGATCTCCGCCTCACTCGGCTACCGGGCGGAGTAA
- a CDS encoding TIGR03790 family protein gives MAKRRWSSWLCGYLCRPVGRVALAALAALASGLLPAWQAAHAGEATEPPATERAPAASAAAASAAPLVLRWTRVPRAIGRITSKTLGVVINQDDPYSVEVGERYVQRRQIPPGHVLRVKLPRQASLSAGDGAQLRAAIEAHFGDDVQGLALVWAQPYAVECQSITAAVSLGLEPGLCSNTCAKATGSRYFNSPSGAPWRDLGLRPSMLLAAGSVDAAHALIERGMAADGSLGLRGSPPVHAYYMVTRDAARSVRLPQYPPPSLLRGVAVATHVQQGDLPAGEDRLLLVQTGLPTLAGLDRLNWAPGAMADHLTSFGGQLGGGSGQTSALAWIDAGATASYGSVSEPCNHTQKFPHPQLALLHYLQGSTVLEAYWKSVKWPQQGVFIGEPLAAPFAQR, from the coding sequence ATGGCGAAAAGAAGATGGTCGAGCTGGCTGTGTGGATATCTGTGCCGGCCGGTGGGGCGGGTGGCTCTGGCGGCTCTGGCTGCGCTGGCGAGTGGGCTGCTGCCGGCCTGGCAGGCCGCTCATGCGGGCGAGGCCACCGAGCCGCCCGCCACGGAGCGGGCACCTGCGGCCTCCGCTGCAGCGGCCTCGGCAGCACCCCTGGTGTTGCGGTGGACGAGGGTGCCCCGGGCGATCGGGCGCATCACCTCGAAGACCTTGGGCGTGGTGATCAACCAGGACGATCCGTATTCGGTCGAGGTGGGTGAGCGCTACGTCCAGCGGCGCCAGATCCCGCCCGGGCATGTGCTGCGCGTGAAGCTGCCGCGCCAGGCGAGCCTGTCTGCAGGGGATGGCGCGCAGTTGCGCGCGGCCATCGAGGCGCACTTCGGCGACGACGTCCAGGGCCTGGCGCTGGTGTGGGCGCAGCCCTACGCGGTGGAGTGCCAGTCCATCACCGCCGCGGTGTCGCTGGGGTTGGAGCCCGGGCTGTGCTCGAACACCTGTGCCAAGGCCACGGGATCGCGCTACTTCAACTCACCCAGCGGTGCGCCCTGGCGGGACCTGGGCCTGCGTCCGTCGATGTTGCTGGCCGCCGGCAGCGTGGACGCGGCCCACGCGCTGATCGAGCGTGGCATGGCGGCCGACGGCAGCCTAGGCCTGCGCGGCTCGCCGCCTGTGCATGCGTATTACATGGTCACGCGCGACGCGGCGCGCAGCGTCCGGCTGCCCCAGTACCCGCCGCCAAGCCTGCTGCGCGGTGTCGCAGTGGCCACCCATGTACAGCAAGGGGACCTGCCGGCGGGCGAGGACCGCCTGTTGCTGGTGCAGACCGGCCTGCCCACGCTCGCGGGCCTGGATCGCCTGAACTGGGCGCCGGGCGCCATGGCCGACCACCTGACCTCCTTTGGTGGGCAACTGGGCGGAGGCAGCGGCCAGACCAGCGCGCTGGCCTGGATCGATGCAGGCGCCACCGCCAGCTATGGCAGCGTCAGCGAGCCCTGCAACCACACGCAGAAGTTTCCCCACCCCCAGCTCGCGCTGCTGCACTACCTGCAGGGCAGCACGGTGCTGGAGGCCTACTGGAAGAGCGTGAAGTGGCCGCAGCAGGGGGTCTTCATCGGCGAGCCGCTGGCCGCCCCGTTTGCCCAGCGCTGA
- a CDS encoding 2-oxoglutarate dehydrogenase E1 component codes for MMQQHRSNSHLFGGNAPYVEEMYEAYLDNPGSVPDNWRDYFDALQNVPAVDGSDSRDVAHAPVIESFAQRAKANAFANKASSADLAVARKQVHVQSLIAAYRNVGQRWADLDPLKRTERPKIPELEPAFYDLSESDMDITFSAANTYFTKAENMTLREIVQALRETYCSTIGAEFMHITDQTQKRWWQQKLESIRSKPSFNAEQKKHILDRLTAAEGLERFLHTKYVGQKRFSLEGGESFIAAMDELVQRAGEKGVQEIVIGMAHRGRLNVLVNTLGKMPADLFAEFDHTAPEDLPAGDVKYHQGFSSDIATAGGPVHLSLAFNPSHLEIVNPVVEGSVRARMDRRGDTKGLQVLPVLVHGDSAFGGQGVNQETLMLSETRGYSTGGTVHLIINNQIGFTTSDPRDLRSTLYCTDIVKMIESPVLHVNGDDPEAVVLATQLALEFRLTFQKDVVVDIICFRKLGHNEQDTPALTQPLMYKKIGAHPGTRRLYADRLSAQGMGETLGDDMVKAFRAAMDAGRHTVDPVLSNFKSKFAVDWQPFLGKKWTDSADTAIPLTEWKRLAEHMTTIPASVNPHPLVKKVYDDRAAMGRGEINVDWGMGEHMAFASLVAAGYPVRLSGEDCGRGTFTHRHAVIHDQKREKWDEGTYIPLQHVADGQAQFTVIDSILSEEAVLGFEYGYASAEPNTLTIWEAQFGDFANGAQVVIDQFIASGEVKWGRVNGLTLMLPHGYEGQGPEHSSARLERFMQLAADTNMQIVQPTSASQIFHVLRRQMVRPLRKPLVIFTPKSLLRNKDATSPVTDFTKGEFRTVIGEQKAEIDAAKVKRVIACSGKVYYDLVKKREEKKSNDVAVIRVEQLYPFPHKAFAAELKKYPNATEIVWCQDEPQNQGSWFFVQHYIHENMVEGQKLGYAGRPSSASPAVGYAHLHQEQQKALLDQAYGKLKGFVLSK; via the coding sequence ATGATGCAGCAACACAGGTCGAACTCGCACCTCTTCGGCGGCAATGCGCCTTATGTCGAAGAGATGTACGAGGCGTACCTCGACAACCCGGGCTCCGTGCCCGACAACTGGCGCGACTACTTCGATGCGCTGCAGAACGTTCCCGCCGTCGATGGGAGCGATTCCCGCGACGTCGCGCACGCGCCGGTCATCGAGTCCTTTGCGCAGCGTGCCAAGGCCAACGCCTTTGCCAACAAGGCCAGTTCGGCCGATCTGGCGGTCGCACGCAAGCAGGTCCACGTTCAGTCCCTGATCGCGGCCTACCGCAACGTCGGTCAGCGCTGGGCCGACCTCGATCCGCTCAAGCGCACCGAACGTCCCAAGATCCCCGAACTCGAACCGGCGTTCTACGACCTGTCCGAGTCGGACATGGACATCACCTTCTCGGCGGCGAACACCTACTTCACCAAGGCCGAGAACATGACCCTGCGCGAGATCGTGCAGGCGCTGCGGGAGACCTACTGCAGCACGATCGGCGCCGAGTTCATGCACATCACCGACCAGACGCAAAAGCGCTGGTGGCAGCAGAAACTCGAAAGCATCCGCTCCAAGCCGAGCTTCAACGCCGAACAGAAGAAGCACATCCTCGACCGCCTGACGGCTGCCGAGGGCCTGGAACGCTTCCTGCATACCAAGTACGTCGGCCAGAAGCGCTTCTCGCTCGAAGGCGGCGAGAGCTTCATCGCCGCGATGGACGAGCTGGTCCAGCGCGCCGGCGAGAAGGGCGTGCAGGAAATCGTCATCGGCATGGCCCACCGTGGCCGCCTGAACGTGCTGGTCAACACCCTGGGCAAGATGCCCGCGGACCTGTTTGCCGAGTTCGACCACACCGCGCCGGAAGACCTGCCTGCCGGTGACGTGAAGTACCACCAGGGCTTCAGCTCCGACATCGCCACTGCGGGCGGCCCGGTCCACCTGAGCCTGGCGTTCAACCCCTCGCACCTGGAAATCGTCAACCCGGTGGTCGAAGGCTCGGTGCGTGCGCGCATGGACCGCCGTGGCGACACCAAGGGCCTGCAGGTGCTGCCGGTGCTGGTGCACGGCGACTCGGCCTTCGGCGGCCAGGGCGTGAACCAGGAAACGCTGATGCTGTCGGAGACCCGCGGGTACTCCACCGGCGGCACGGTGCACCTGATCATCAACAACCAGATCGGCTTCACCACCTCCGACCCGCGCGACCTGCGCTCCACGCTGTACTGCACCGACATCGTCAAGATGATCGAGTCGCCGGTGCTGCACGTGAACGGCGACGACCCGGAGGCCGTCGTGCTGGCCACCCAGCTGGCGCTGGAATTCCGCCTGACCTTCCAGAAGGATGTCGTGGTCGACATCATCTGCTTCCGCAAGCTGGGCCACAACGAGCAGGACACCCCCGCGCTGACCCAGCCGCTGATGTACAAGAAGATCGGCGCGCACCCTGGCACGCGCAGGCTCTACGCCGACCGGCTGTCCGCCCAGGGCATGGGCGAGACGCTGGGTGACGACATGGTCAAGGCCTTCCGTGCCGCCATGGACGCCGGCCGCCACACCGTCGACCCGGTGCTGAGCAACTTCAAGAGCAAGTTCGCGGTCGACTGGCAGCCCTTCCTCGGCAAGAAGTGGACCGACTCCGCCGACACCGCAATCCCGCTCACCGAGTGGAAGCGCCTGGCCGAGCACATGACCACGATCCCCGCCAGCGTCAATCCGCACCCGCTGGTCAAGAAGGTCTACGACGATCGCGCTGCGATGGGCCGTGGCGAGATCAACGTCGATTGGGGCATGGGCGAGCACATGGCCTTCGCCTCGCTGGTGGCGGCCGGTTACCCGGTGCGCCTGTCCGGCGAGGACTGCGGCCGCGGCACCTTCACGCACCGCCATGCGGTCATCCATGACCAGAAGCGCGAGAAGTGGGACGAGGGCACCTACATCCCGCTGCAGCACGTGGCCGACGGCCAGGCGCAGTTCACCGTCATCGACTCCATCCTGTCCGAAGAGGCGGTGCTGGGCTTCGAGTACGGCTACGCCTCGGCCGAGCCGAACACGCTGACCATCTGGGAAGCCCAGTTCGGTGACTTCGCCAACGGCGCGCAGGTCGTGATCGACCAGTTCATCGCTTCGGGTGAAGTGAAGTGGGGCCGCGTCAACGGCCTGACGCTGATGCTGCCGCACGGCTACGAAGGCCAGGGCCCCGAGCACAGCTCGGCCCGCCTGGAGCGCTTCATGCAGCTGGCCGCCGACACCAACATGCAGATTGTGCAGCCGACCTCGGCCAGCCAGATCTTCCATGTGCTGCGCCGCCAGATGGTGCGCCCGCTGCGCAAGCCGCTGGTGATCTTCACGCCCAAGTCCCTGCTGCGCAACAAGGACGCGACCTCTCCGGTGACCGACTTCACCAAGGGCGAGTTCCGCACCGTGATCGGCGAGCAGAAGGCGGAGATCGACGCCGCCAAGGTCAAGCGCGTGATCGCCTGCTCGGGCAAGGTCTACTACGACCTGGTCAAGAAGCGCGAGGAGAAGAAGTCCAACGACGTGGCCGTGATTCGCGTCGAGCAGCTCTATCCCTTCCCGCACAAGGCCTTCGCCGCCGAGCTGAAGAAGTACCCCAACGCGACCGAGATCGTGTGGTGCCAGGACGAGCCGCAGAACCAGGGTTCCTGGTTCTTCGTGCAGCACTACATCCACGAGAACATGGTCGAAGGCCAGAAGCTCGGTTACGCCGGCCGTCCGTCGTCGGCCTCGCCGGCGGTGGGTTACGCGCACCTGCACCAGGAGCAGCAGAAGGCGCTGCTGGACCAGGCCTACGGCAAGCTCAAGGGATTTGTCCTGAGCAAGTGA